TAACTTTCAAATCACGGACAGGGTTAACCAGCTTTTCAAAACCGTCAATAACACATTCAACCACGTCCCCGTCCTTGATCACCGCTGCGCCCGGAGTGCCGGTGGAAATAATATCCCCTGGCAACATAGTCATCACTTTAGAGTGAAAAGAAACCAAAAAGTGCGGTGGGAAAGTCATATTGGAGACCGTATTCTCCCGGTGGACCAGGCCATTTAAAACGGTGGCTACTTTCAGCTCCAGAATATCTTCCACCTCGTCGGGAGTAACCAGAACAGGGCCATAGCTGAAGAAAGTATCAAAACTTTTGGAACGGGTAAGATACCTGGGGTTTTTTTGCAAGATATCTTCAGCCGTCATATCAATTACGGTGGTGTAGCCGGCTATGTAGTCCGTTACATTTTCTTCTTCTACATCTTTACACCTTTTTCCTATAATAACAGCTAACTCTCCTTCCGCTGTTGTCCTCTGAGACTGAAGCGGAATTTCTATGGTATCGTCGGGCCCAATGATACTAGTGTCGGGCTTCATGAAACTGGCCGGCTCGGTGTTGGGCGCCTTTGCCGACAGGTCAGCGGCATGTTCCACATAATTTAAGCCGATACCCCAAATTTTCCGCGGGTACCTGTACAAAGGTGCGAAACGGGCCTGTTCTTTAGGGATAACACCTTCATTCATGGAGGATAGCATTTCCTTACCCTGCTTATTATACCAACTCTTTAATGCTTCTAACTTCCCTAAATTAATTAATTCAAAAAGGCCGGTGGGAAAATCCTGTTTTAAATCCTCGTTTACTGCTTGTAAGGGGTATAACTTTTCTGCCATCAAAATAGATACTTGCTCAATGCCGTTGACATTAATGGTTGCCAAACGCATATATATCTCCTCCCCGTATAAGGATCTCATCTAAATATAGGACACAAGATTATCATTGTCAAAAATTTTCTTCTAAAAAAATCCAACATAATAAAAATACTGGCGAGCAGAATACAAAAGAGGTGATAAAAATTGAAAGAAGATCAAAAAAACAAAGACAAGACATTCGGAGTTATGGGTGATTATATGACAGCGGGAGTAGATTATTTGGACGGCAGCGCGAAGCATTTTAATGAAACCAGATCTCCACAAGTTATACCGGCGCGGGATAACCCCCCGGCACCGTGGGACGACCAGGAAGAACAAGGTATGAGTTTAGGTGAGATGCTTAAGGAACAATTGGGAGACATGGGAGAAGAAAAGGGAGATAAAAAGTAAGTGAACTCGTTCAGCTAAAGCTGAACATCGGGTCTTAAGAGGAAAGGGGACACACCTCCTGCGGAGGAATGTCCCCAACTGGTGGGATTCAACCCCACCTGAAGAAAAAAAGTGCAAACTCCCACTTATAGAAGTGGGAGTCTTAGAAATCAGATCAAGGAAAGCGCGAATGGCAAGGTATACAATCCTAAAGTGTAAGAAAATCTCAAAGGCCCTGCTGCTGCAGGGCCTTTGACACGGTGTTAAAAAATTAGTCCTAATGGGCATCACGAAGACGGGCCTGACACGCCTCCAGCTCTTCAGCAGTATTACATACGTAAATAGTTTCTGAAGCGTCTGCGGCCACGTGTTTTTCCGGGTGCTTGTTTTTTACCGACGTCAGAGCATCATCTAGGCTGTTGGCATTGATTTCATCACACTGGTCTACAGGCCCCTTTACAGAATAGAGCAAATGCAATCACCTCCGCATATTAGCTTTTCCAAGCCTGCCTGTTTAATTCCGGCCAAAACAAGATTTTGAAACCATTTTCCGGGACAAAGGGAGAAATACCATGTGGATGGATTTCGTTTTGACGTCACCCACAGCTTTTTCTTGAACCATAAACTTTTGCATCGCTTAGCTCATGAAATCAAAGATTTAGGAACTACCTTCTATTTCAGCAAAGACAGTTACGCTGCCCACACCAAATAACGTTATTAATTATTGTTGAGAGCCACGATGAAAACTGTGTACAGAGACCCCGGGATCAAAGCCAGGAAGGAAGCAAATAATAGCAACAGGCAAGGAGATGAAATGCTGGTCATGCTTAACTTCGAAGATCATGATGTGTCTTTAGATGTAGGTTTCGGTGAGGGACGTTGGATTAAGCTGGCCGACATAGATAACGTTAACGACCTATCTGCGGGGAACCAGGAAGACCTGCCGATTTGGACAGTATTACAGTAAAAAATAGAACGCAGCAAGATTTTGTGCTGCCACCTTACAGT
This window of the Bacillota bacterium genome carries:
- a CDS encoding fumarylacetoacetate hydrolase family protein yields the protein MRLATINVNGIEQVSILMAEKLYPLQAVNEDLKQDFPTGLFELINLGKLEALKSWYNKQGKEMLSSMNEGVIPKEQARFAPLYRYPRKIWGIGLNYVEHAADLSAKAPNTEPASFMKPDTSIIGPDDTIEIPLQSQRTTAEGELAVIIGKRCKDVEEENVTDYIAGYTTVIDMTAEDILQKNPRYLTRSKSFDTFFSYGPVLVTPDEVEDILELKVATVLNGLVHRENTVSNMTFPPHFLVSFHSKVMTMLPGDIISTGTPGAAVIKDGDVVECVIDGFEKLVNPVRDLKVNP